GCCCATCGCGAGGAGCTGGTCGAGGGTCCGGTAGGCGTTCCGGTAGTGCGCGCGCCGGCTGGTGTCGTCGGTGGTGAGGAGGACCTGGCCGACGCGGACGCCGTAACGGGCGAAGGAGGCGGTGTACCGGGCGACGAGGAGGCCCTGGCCGACGCTGGCGGCGGCCTGCTGCCGGGCGAGGTCCTTGGGCCGGCGGGTGAGGCCGAGCGGTGCGAGGCCGGCGGCGATGGCACCGGAGGAGACGAGGACGACCTCCTTCTCGCCACCGCTGCGGACCTTGGCGAGCACGTCGACGAGGGCGTCGACGCGGTCGGCGTCCAGGCCTCCGGAGGCGGTGGTGAGGGAGGAGGAGCCGACCTTGACGACGATCCTGCGGGCCTCCGTCACAGAGCGCCTCGCCTCGCCCGGCTCTCCGGTCATCTGCGTCGTCACCTGTGCCGCCACCTGCGTCGTCCTCACTCGGCTGTCCTCCGCGCCGCGTGTTCCCGGCCGCGACTGCCAGGCAATCTACGCGAGCCGGGAGGGCTGCCGCTCCTCCGTTTCGCTCCCTGGACCGGAGCCGTCGGCGTCCTGTCCCTTGTCCCGGGGGACGAGGATCCGCTGGGAGATGAGGTAGGTGAAGGGGATGGCGACGACCGCCGCGACGAGTGGCGCGATCCTGTCGTCCATTCCGGCCCAGGTGACGAGCGCGTACAGACCGACGCTCTGCACCAGGTAGTTGGTGACGTTGGTGAGCGGGAAGAGGGCGAACTTCTTCCAGGTCGGCCGGGTGCGGTAGGTGAAGTACGTGTTGAGGAAGAAGGAGCCGATCATGCTGAGCACGAAGGCGAGCGAGTACGCGGCGAAGTACGGCATCCACGGGTGGAGCAGCAGGTAACAGCCGAAGAAGGTACCGGTGTTGACGCCGCCGACAAGTCCGAAGCGGAAGATCTCGGCGAGCCGCGCGCGCTTCGCCGAGGGAGCCACGTCCGCCATCAGCGCTCTCCGTCGACGGCCGCGACGTGGACGCGCTCGGCGACGGCGTGCGCGGCGGTACCGCGACCGAAGGAGCGGTGGGTCTCCTTCACGAGGAAGTGCGGGCGGCGCTTGGTCTCGTAGTAGATGCGGCCGATGTACTCACCGATCAGACCCAGCATCACCATCTGCACGCCGCCGAGGCCCACGATGATCGCGACCAGGGTGACGTATCCGGGGGCGGTGACACCGTGGGCGATGGCGGCGACGGCCACCCAGACCACGTAGAGGGCCGCGAAGCCGCTCAGCATCATCCCGAGCCAGAGGGCGATGCGCAGCGGACGGTTGTTGAAGGAGATCAGCCCGTCCATGCCGTAGTTGACCAGGGAGCTGAACTTCCACTTGGTCTCGCCGCCCTCGCGCGCGGCGTTCTGGTAGTCGAACGTGACGGTGTCGAAGCCGATCCAGGAGAACAGGCCCTTGGAGAAGCGGTTGTACTCGGGGAGCGAGAGCAGCGCGTCGACGGCGGGGCGGGAGAGGAGACGGAAGTCGCCGACGCCGTCGGTGAGTTCGACGTCGACCCAGCGGTTGACGGCCCGGTAGTACATACGGCTCAACGCGGAGCGGAGCTTCTTGTCGCCTTCGCGGGTCCGGCGCGCGATGACCTGGTCGTGGCCCTGGTGGTGCAGGTCCAGCATGCGCGCGAGGAGCTCCGGCGGGTGCTGGAGGTCGGCGTCCATGATGACGACGGCGTCACCGGTGGACTTGCGCAGGCCGGCCAGCATGGCGGCCTCCTTGCCGAAGTTTCGGCTGAAGGAGGCATACTGGGTGCGAATCGGGTGCAGTGCCGCTATTTCGCGCAGCTTGCCCAGTGTTCCGTCCGAGCTTCCGTCGTCCACGTAGCAGATCTCGTAGTCGACCGGGAGGGCGTCGAGCACCTGCCGCATCCGTGCGTCGAACAGTTCGACGACGTCCTCTTCGTTGAAGCAGGGGACGACGACGGAAAGTTTGGTCATGGAACGTTCACTCCATCGGGATGAGCGAGGGCGCGCCCTGAGTCGACGACCAGCAGGCCCTTCCTCGAACTGCGGGCTGCGGTCCAAGGCGGGTGAAGGCCGCGGGGGGCATGTCCCGAGCAACCGACTCGGTCGGCATGCCGTCCTTACAATAAAGCATCACGGAAGACCTTGAATCTGCGTGGCATTTCCACATAATCGCCACCTTGAGAGCGGCCGATGGCCAGGGGAGCTACCACCGGTGAGCAGAATCACCACCTCAGAGCACGGCGACGTACCGCTTCGGGAGGACGAAGCGGAGACCATCGCCCCAGGTGGGAACAGGTTCCGGCAGGCACTGAGCGGCGTCGGGCTGCTCGTCGCCGTCGGATCGGGCGCGCTCCTCGCGGTCGGCGCCTTCCTCGGCCTCTACGTACGGCCCACGTCGGACGACTGGTGCGTCCTCTGGAAGGCCCGGGACATGGGCCCGTTCGGGCTGGTCTCGGACTTCTACAACACCCAGAACGGCCGTGTCACCAACGCCTTCCTCAGCGGCGTGATCTACACCGACGACATGGTGGGCCCGAAGCTGCTGCCCGCCTTCCTGGTGGTGGCACTCGGCCTCGCGCTCTTCCTGCTCACCCGCGCCACGCTGCGCGCCCTCGGCCGTCCGCAGCCCCCCGCAGTGTTGCTCGTGGCCGCCGTGGGGCTCCTTGAGGCGCTGCTGTTCTTCGCCGGTACGCGCTCCTACCAGGTGCTGCTGTGGGCCCCGGCCACCATTTCCCACACGCTGCCGAGCGTGATCGGCCTCTGGGCCGTGGTCGTCGCCGTCTTCGCGGCCCGCAGCCCGCGCGCCCGGGTCGTCGGCGTGGTGACGGCGGTCCTCGTCGGCATGGCGATAGGGACGCTCAGCGAGCCGTTCACCATGGTGGCCGGCATCTCCGCGGCCGCCGTCGGCGTCCTCTGCCTGCCCCGCCTGGGCTGGGCGAAGGACTGGTACGCCTCCGTCTGGTGCGCCGCCGCCTGTGCCGGCCTCGCGGGCGGCCTCGCCCTCCTCTACACCTCTCCCGGTGCGCAGTGGCGCCGCGCGCAGGTCCCGAAGGAGCCGCTGACGCTCACGGAGGTGGGCGAGATCGTCGACGACTGGTGGCGCATGTGGCAGACGATCACCGACCAGTGGGCGTACGCGGGAGCACTCGCCGTCGGCGTCCTGCTGGGTCTGGGCCTCGTCTTCGCCGGCCCGTCGCGTGACCGTGCAGCCGCCCCCGCCGGGCGCCGCCCGCGGGGCGTGATGATCGTGGCGGCGCTCCTGCCGCTGCCGCTGCTCGCCCTCGCGAGCCTGGGCGTCGCGTACGGCCTGCGCAGCGGATACGGCATCACCGGCTGGACGTACGCCCGCACCTGGACGAACTTCCTCGTCCCGATGCTGCTCATCCTCTGCGCGTACGGCACGTGGGTCGGCCACCGGCTCGGCCGGCGGCTCGTGGCCCCCCGGCCCGCCGTCCGCGCCGCCCGTACGGTCACGCTGCTCGCGGTGGGCGGGCTCGCCGTGGCGAGCGTGATCGCCCTGGTGCATCCGGTGTACTCGATGACCACCGGCACGGTGGCGCGGAGCGTCGACTGGGACCGGCAGAACACACGGATCCGCGCGGACATCGCGAACGGCGCCACGGAGGTGACGTACCGACCCCTGGAGATCGGCTGGCTCGCGGAGCCCTTCTACACCCGGTCGTACGCGCGTGACTGGGTGTCCCAGTGCGCGGCCCGCTACTACGAGGTGGACCGCCTCAAGCGCCCCTGACGCCCGGCGGACGCTCCCGGCGTCCGGCGGACACCGCACGACGGCCCCTCCCGGCGTGTCGCGTCGGACACATCCGGCCGCCACGCCGAACCCCCTCTCCCCCGCTTCCGGAGGCCGGAAGCGGGGGAGAGGTGTGTTCCCCGTCACTCCGGAGAGGCGGCCGGGGGAGGACATGAGGTACCGTCCCGGCACTCACTGCCCCGTGTGGACGCCGCTGATCAGTCAACGCCCGTACGGGCGACTCCCGGCGCGTGAGAATGGTTGCCCCACGCGCGCGGCCCGCCCATCACGATCAGGACACGGCACATGCAGTAACCGCCGGAAGGCGCGACAAGCCGGGTGGGGAACACCAGGTAGCTTGGGTGTGTCTGGAGGAAAGACAAGTGGATCGAGGTGGAAGTGCCTGACGTCTCCGTGGTCGTCATCGCATACAACGACGCAGAGCGTCTGCCGACGGCCGTACAGTCGGTGCTGGAACAGACCCTGCACAGCGTCGAGGTCGTGATCGTCGACGACTGCAGCAAGGACGACACCTTCGCCGTGGCCCAGGCGCTCGCCGCCCGGAACCCTGACCGCGTCAGAGCGTTCCAGCTGCCGAAGAACAGTGGCGGCTGCGGCGCGCCACGAAACTTCGGCGTCCAGCGGTGCGCCGGCGATTACGTCATGTTCCTCGACAGTGACGACGTGCTCGAGCGCAACGCCTGCCGCAACATGCTGGAGGCCGCCGAGAGCACCGGCTCCGACATCGTCTCCGGCCTCTGCGTCCGTGTGCACCTCGACAGCCGGAACCAGAAGCGGACCTCCTGGTACCCCTGGCTCTACGCGACGACCCGCACCATCGAGTCGATCACCGAGCTGCCGGACCTGCTGACCTTCGACACCCTGTCGACGAACAAGTGCTACCGCCGCGAGTTCCTCCTCGAGTCCGGGCTGGAGTTCCCGGTCGGCATCCACTACGAGGACCTGCTCTTCTCGGCCCAGGCCTACGTCGCCGCGAGCCGGATCACGCTCATCCCGAACACGGTCTACTACTGGAACGTGCAGGAGAGCGCCGCCGCCAAGTCGATCAGCAACAGGCGCCACGAGATCGCCAACTTCGTGCACCGCATGGAGATCCACCGGCGCGTGGACGCCCTGCTGGAGAGCAAGGGCTACGACGAGCTCAAGTACCGCAAGGACATCAAGTTCCTCAAGCACGACCTGGTCCTCCACTTCCGGGACCTGGCGCTGCTCGACGAGGACTACCGGCGCGAGTTCGCCGCGGTCGCCAACGGCTACCTCGCCGAGATAGACCCGCAGGCGTACGACGAGGTGCAGCGCATGCACGCCATCTGCGCGTACCTGCTGAGCAAGGAGGACTGGGACAACCTCCTCCCGGCCACCGACGCGCTGACCAACTCCGGCCGCCTCACCTCCCCGCTCGCCGAGAAGGACGGGCAGGTCTACTGGTGCGCCCAGCACCTGGACACCGAGCAGGGCCGGCAGATCCTGGACGTCACCGCGTCCAACTTCCACTCCAGGCCGCTGACCTCGATCGTCCTGGGCAACCGGCTGACCTCGTACGCCAGTGCCGACGGTGTCGTCACCCTCGCCGGCCGCGTGGTCAACCCGCTGGGCCGGATCAGCCCCGACGCGGAGATCAGCGCGGTGCTCGAGTTCTCGGCCCGCCGGAGCGTCGGCGGCAAGACCGTCCAGGTCCCCGTCACGACGATCCGCCACGCCGGCGACCGCATCGAGTGGGAGGGCCGGGCCGACGTCGCCCGCACCGTCCGTCCGCTCGGCATCATCGACGCCGTCTGGGACGTCCGTCTGATCCTCACGGTCGACGGCCAGCGGCTCAGGACCCGGGTCTCCGTCGGCGGGACGCCCATCGACGAGGCCGACACCCTGCGGATCCGCCCGCGGCTCACCCAGCTGGTCTCCGACCGCTTCGTGCCCGAGGTCACCAAGAAGGGCAACCTGTCGTACGTCCTCGGTGCCGAGGGCAAGGCGGCCGTGCACACCTCGGCGATGATCGAGGGCGCCATGCACGGGCGCGCGGCCGGACTCGCGAAGACCAGCCTGAAGCGCCTGCTGAAGGCGAAGAAGGACCTGCGTTCGGGCGAGACCAAGCTCCGGGTGTACCACGAGTTCTACAGCAAGCTGCCGATCCGCAAGGGTCTGGTCGTCTTCGAGAGCCACCTCGGCAAGCAGTACAGCGACAGCCCCAAGGCGATCTACGAGGAGATGCGCCGCCAGGGCGTCCCCTTCGAGGCCGTCTGGTCGTACGCCGGGGCCAAGCCGACCGGCTTCCCCGAGGACGCCACCCTGGTGCAGCGCTGGAGCTGGCAGTACCTGCGCGCGCTCGCCCAGGCCGAGTTCTGGATCGACAACCAGGGCTTCCCGCTGCGCCTCACCAAGCGCCCGGGGACCACGTACATCCAGACGTGGCACGGCACCGCCCTCAAGCGGATGGGCTTCGACGAGCCCACCACGAAGGCGCGCGGACTGGCCTCGGCGGCCTCGTTCCAGCAGGCCCTGGACCGCTTCGACCACTTCCTGATCCGTGGCGAGCACGACCGGCGCACCCTCGCCCGGGGCTTCCGCCTCCGCGACGAGGTGCTGCTGCCGGTCGGCTACCCGCGCAACGACGACCTCGCCGAGGCGCGCCGCCGGGAGACCGAGACGGGTCACCGGGACCGTGGTCCGCTCGCCGCCGAACTGGGCATCGACCCGGAGAAGAAGGTCCTGCTCTACGCGCCGACCTTCCGTGCCGCTCCCGGTGGCAAGGTGCGCGCCTTCCAGGCGCCCTTCGACGTCGAGGAGTTCGCGGAGCGCTTCGGCGACACCCATCAGCTGCTGATCAGGACGCACTACCTGAACAGCGTGACGCTGCCGCCGTCGGTCCGGGGACGGGTCATCGACGTCTCCGGCCACCACGACATCACCCCGCTGCTCGCTCTCGCGGACGGGCTGATCACCGACTACTCGTCGGTGATGTTCGACTACGGGCTGCTCGACCGCCCGATGATCTTCTTCACGTACGACTACGACGAGTACGCCAAGGAGAACCGCGGCACGTACTTCGACCTGAAGAAGCGCGCTCCGGGTCCCGTCGTGGACACGGCGGAGGAGCTCTTCGGAGTGATCGCCAACTTCAAGGACGAGGCCGACACCAAGTACGCGGCGGCCCGTCAGCGGTTCAACACGGAGTTCAGCGAGTACGACCGGGGCGACGCGGCCCGTCAGATCGTCGCCAAGTTCTTCACCAGGAGCGGGAAGTGACCCAGCAGACCACCGTGTCGGGCCGCGACATCTTCATCGTCTCCAACAGCGTGGACGAGATGGGCGGTGTCACGACCTGGACCCACCAGATGGCCAGGGAGTTCACCGCCCGGGGCAACCGGGTCCACGTCATCGGCATCACCCCGGCACCCGAGGGACGTCGGCACGAGTTCCCCGACGCGCTGCCGTACGACACCACCACGCTGTACGACGGGCATCCGCCGCAGGTCCGCCCGCTGCGCGGACTCAAGGGCAAGCTCAACGCGGCCGAGCGCCGGCGCCACGCGGCGCGCGCCGCCGGCATGCGCGAGCGCGCCGACCGGATGACGGCGCTCTTCGCCGCCGCCGGGCCCGGGG
This sequence is a window from Streptomyces sp. NBC_00691. Protein-coding genes within it:
- a CDS encoding GtrA family protein, with amino-acid sequence MADVAPSAKRARLAEIFRFGLVGGVNTGTFFGCYLLLHPWMPYFAAYSLAFVLSMIGSFFLNTYFTYRTRPTWKKFALFPLTNVTNYLVQSVGLYALVTWAGMDDRIAPLVAAVVAIPFTYLISQRILVPRDKGQDADGSGPGSETEERQPSRLA
- a CDS encoding glycosyltransferase family 2 protein translates to MTKLSVVVPCFNEEDVVELFDARMRQVLDALPVDYEICYVDDGSSDGTLGKLREIAALHPIRTQYASFSRNFGKEAAMLAGLRKSTGDAVVIMDADLQHPPELLARMLDLHHQGHDQVIARRTREGDKKLRSALSRMYYRAVNRWVDVELTDGVGDFRLLSRPAVDALLSLPEYNRFSKGLFSWIGFDTVTFDYQNAAREGGETKWKFSSLVNYGMDGLISFNNRPLRIALWLGMMLSGFAALYVVWVAVAAIAHGVTAPGYVTLVAIIVGLGGVQMVMLGLIGEYIGRIYYETKRRPHFLVKETHRSFGRGTAAHAVAERVHVAAVDGER
- a CDS encoding DUF6056 family protein → MSRITTSEHGDVPLREDEAETIAPGGNRFRQALSGVGLLVAVGSGALLAVGAFLGLYVRPTSDDWCVLWKARDMGPFGLVSDFYNTQNGRVTNAFLSGVIYTDDMVGPKLLPAFLVVALGLALFLLTRATLRALGRPQPPAVLLVAAVGLLEALLFFAGTRSYQVLLWAPATISHTLPSVIGLWAVVVAVFAARSPRARVVGVVTAVLVGMAIGTLSEPFTMVAGISAAAVGVLCLPRLGWAKDWYASVWCAAACAGLAGGLALLYTSPGAQWRRAQVPKEPLTLTEVGEIVDDWWRMWQTITDQWAYAGALAVGVLLGLGLVFAGPSRDRAAAPAGRRPRGVMIVAALLPLPLLALASLGVAYGLRSGYGITGWTYARTWTNFLVPMLLILCAYGTWVGHRLGRRLVAPRPAVRAARTVTLLAVGGLAVASVIALVHPVYSMTTGTVARSVDWDRQNTRIRADIANGATEVTYRPLEIGWLAEPFYTRSYARDWVSQCAARYYEVDRLKRP
- a CDS encoding bifunctional glycosyltransferase/CDP-glycerol:glycerophosphate glycerophosphotransferase, which produces MEVPDVSVVVIAYNDAERLPTAVQSVLEQTLHSVEVVIVDDCSKDDTFAVAQALAARNPDRVRAFQLPKNSGGCGAPRNFGVQRCAGDYVMFLDSDDVLERNACRNMLEAAESTGSDIVSGLCVRVHLDSRNQKRTSWYPWLYATTRTIESITELPDLLTFDTLSTNKCYRREFLLESGLEFPVGIHYEDLLFSAQAYVAASRITLIPNTVYYWNVQESAAAKSISNRRHEIANFVHRMEIHRRVDALLESKGYDELKYRKDIKFLKHDLVLHFRDLALLDEDYRREFAAVANGYLAEIDPQAYDEVQRMHAICAYLLSKEDWDNLLPATDALTNSGRLTSPLAEKDGQVYWCAQHLDTEQGRQILDVTASNFHSRPLTSIVLGNRLTSYASADGVVTLAGRVVNPLGRISPDAEISAVLEFSARRSVGGKTVQVPVTTIRHAGDRIEWEGRADVARTVRPLGIIDAVWDVRLILTVDGQRLRTRVSVGGTPIDEADTLRIRPRLTQLVSDRFVPEVTKKGNLSYVLGAEGKAAVHTSAMIEGAMHGRAAGLAKTSLKRLLKAKKDLRSGETKLRVYHEFYSKLPIRKGLVVFESHLGKQYSDSPKAIYEEMRRQGVPFEAVWSYAGAKPTGFPEDATLVQRWSWQYLRALAQAEFWIDNQGFPLRLTKRPGTTYIQTWHGTALKRMGFDEPTTKARGLASAASFQQALDRFDHFLIRGEHDRRTLARGFRLRDEVLLPVGYPRNDDLAEARRRETETGHRDRGPLAAELGIDPEKKVLLYAPTFRAAPGGKVRAFQAPFDVEEFAERFGDTHQLLIRTHYLNSVTLPPSVRGRVIDVSGHHDITPLLALADGLITDYSSVMFDYGLLDRPMIFFTYDYDEYAKENRGTYFDLKKRAPGPVVDTAEELFGVIANFKDEADTKYAAARQRFNTEFSEYDRGDAARQIVAKFFTRSGK